GTCATGTTATTGTTGCGGATGGTAAGTTACTTTGCTTAGAAGAACGACACGATTTTGTAAAATATTTCATTACTTCCTGTTTTACCTGGCACAAGGCGGAAGTGAATCTGTCACATTAAAAGAAACCGTGCCAAATCTAATGATATAAAATCACGGTTTCCCAAACAAACTGTGAAAATCAATTATGACGAGTACAGTAATAATATAGCCCAAGTAAATCTCGATATTACTCGTATGCATTAGTTCTATTTCCCTTTATCTTCCCTTAAAAATGTATAGGACAATGTATATTATACTGCTCAAGTGCAGTACTGTATATCAATAAAAGtggaattaattaaaaaaaatgataggGATCAAAATGATGGGAATGTTGCTTATGATGCATTTTTAGCAAACGCGTGCAGTAGTTTCTGTATGGATGAGAACCACCAGCAGATGGCGTAAAACGctatttcaaaaagaaaaagtctggtTTGATATCTGCATTGTCATTATAAAGCATTGCACGCTTCAGCGCAAGTATTGTCAATACTCTTTATTGtataaaacaagtataaacagATGGAACATTCAATCACATTTTGCtacgggttaaaaaaaaaaatacagcaattGGAGGCTCCCAAAATGGAAAAAGCTCTTAACTTGAAATATCTAGGCATTTTAGCAGCATATGTCTCGGCATTAATGCAGGCTATGAAACGGCACTAAATGTAAAGACATCTCCCGTCCAAACTGGTTGAGCATACAATGCAGTATCCTCCAGAAGCCAATGCATAGGGTGCAATAACATTATGAAACACCACAAGCGGCGCGTACTTTCGGACAATATCTGTCTTGTGCTCAAACTACTGCACGggcatttttaaataaatacatgctcTAGTACACACAAATAGGCCCGGTTCAGATGGCGTACTGCTTGGGTTGCTTCTTCAGGCTCATCGATCTTTCACTTTGGGAAATTGCATGAGTTGCTCTGTTGTTCAGGAGTCTGCATTCATGGAGAATATCTGGAGAATAATACACGTCTCCTTTGAGTTATATTTCACATCGCAACTGTTTTGGTTCGATGCAGAAACGTTTACCGTTAAACTGTTTGTAGGCTTCTTCAACAATGGCGTTGTTGGATCGTTTTATTTCCCAGAAAGTCTCCTCCACCCATGGCTTGCAATCGTGATGTTCAACAAGTTGGCCATTCTTGTAAAGGCCGGCTTAACATTACAAATAGGAGGGGAAAAGACATCCATTCGGACTAATAATATTTCAAGATGAATAAAAAGGTCATCGTTCAACACCTAGCTGTCAAAAGGGTGCGCAACCAAATGCAACTTTGCAACGGATGACCGTACACACCTTTAATGGTGTCATCAATGTCTTTGCATAGCTGATACAAGTCGCTCCCACGTCCAACGACTCTCTCacctacaattaaaaaaaaaaaaaaaagagcaaacatGTCACACTTGTAGTACTAATGGAATATACAAATGTATACAGCTCTTACCATCTAGCACCTTGACAGTGGGGAACATGTCAAGAATTAAGGTTCTATATGACACGTTTCTGCACACTGGAATTGGAGATTGGATGAGTTTACTCGGTTGCTTTCTTATTTGCTTGCAGAGAAAGTGATTAGAATTCACCTGGATTTGAATAATTGTAGGTGTTGTCGTTGAGACGGATACTTTCTAGTTTCCTTAAAGGCTGAAGGCAGAGAAGGTTATCAATactgttgaaaaaaacaaaaacaataagttATTTACCACGCCCTCTGAAACATAAAGCACTTTAGACAATACTTtctatgctaaaaaaaaaaggcctcaatctatttgaattaaaaataatagtacattttaaaatattaaagaGGTACCATAAATTCAAATGTAAAGCAATGCCAAACTATAAATGAtcatataaaataatttaaaatatatattcaatGGGGATAATGAGTGATGGCGTTGCCATACCTGGAGATAATATTACCAGCAAGGTTTAAATTCTGTAGATTTTCACAAGTGTGCAAAGGTTCTGAAAACAGATGGACATGAACAATTTCTTTCAAATACAGTGGAACCACCAAGGTCAAACATAAATCACAATTTGATTGAAATAATGGAgcattaaacatttaaaattcTTAATTAAACAATTTTTGGGGCACTGGAATTTTGAGGTAAGACTGTAGGAGCATTAGACAATAAACAAAATGTAATCACTCCCGAATACTTACCTAAATTGGAAATCCTATTAGCAGACAAATTGAGAACAGAAAGCAGCCGGAGAGACGACAACGGAGCTAAATTGACAATATTATTTCCTGACAGGTCCAGTCTCTCCAAATTCATACACTCTCCTATGCACCCAAGATCATGTATTCCTATCAAGACACAAAACAATTCATCAACCGCAAGTAAacatgtcaataaaaaaaaaaatcatgcaatcTTACCTAAACCTCTGAATTTCAGAAACAGTATGGACTCCAAATCAAACTCGCCCGAGTGCGACTTGAGCAGCACAGCCGTGATCTTCTCCACTTCTGCCTCTGTGAGAAACAAACAGGGGACTGCAGCAGATACagtaacacaacacacacacactaatgcaACACATCCACATGCACATCAATTGTGAGTCAGCACTGCAGGAAGAGAACACTGCAAGCACTGAGTGTCCACTCAACTTAAAGAGGGGGCGAGTGGATAAGTCAAGCCATCATCTGTAAATAGCATATTTTCTCCAAATGAGCCTGCCTCATCTGGCAGCACACTTTAGTCCCTATTTTCCATTTAAAAGGCTGTAGGTTTACAGACTGAATGAAGATTATGTCTGGACTGAGCTCCATTTAGGCAGAATTCTGAAGAACTCTTCAACATGACTATTTTATGACCCCCCTCACTAAGAATGCACTTTAATCCTAAAAGGATCAGCAGGTTAACTGATCATGTGACAGCTTCTATTTTCAACCTCGGCATTTTCAGTTCCCTTCACCGAAAACGGGTTCGATGCTGCCATGATGGTGTGAAATGCAACAAATAATGCCAACTTAATCTACGTGCCAGTGTTTTGGTTCCGTTATGATTTGTTCCCAGTTCGAACCCGGATATAAAGTGTTTAGCATTTAGCCTGATGACTAGCAGTCATTAAGTGCTAGCATATTTAAGCGGCTCGGTTAAACAGCACGGAGAGTGTCATTCACGCGGATCCAGAGTGGGAGGGttattcaaatcaaaaatgctaaTTGCTCTTCTGAGAAGAACACTCACCAATGTTACGTAACCAACCGGGTTGGTGATTCCTACTAGCCCACTAGCCGCCGCTAACATGGCGGCGTAGCAACAAGCTACGTAACAACTTACCTTGCTCTTTCATATTCTCTCGCTTCGAGTCCATCCTGGCTAACTTTACCGATTTCAAAAAGTTACATGTGCTGATATCGAAACGAGCGGATTAATCGTAGCAGAGTGCAGATAAAACTGGTATTTTGGAGGGGGAGCGTGAAATTGGCATGTGTCCTGCTGTGTAGGTCGGATTAGTGTTGCTGGGCTACGGGGGGCTGCGGACCGTGGGAGTCCTGTTGCTGACCGACCCGGCCGGCCGGTGTGACAGTAGCTCATTCGGGTTTCTGGGGGTCGTTGATACATGTGTGCAACAGGTTCCATCACAACTGTGACCCATAAGACACACCACGTTGTACACAAGACAGTGGAGCCAAAGGAGTTACTCGACTTACGACGAACTCTCATTTGCAATGGCGACGTAAATCGAAacgtggttttcaaactgtcgATTGTGCTATAAAGATTCTGTATGGCGTGGACAACTATTACCATTACCAGTGTGTAACTGGCAGATAATATTTGATTTTGTGACGAGAAATCGCTAATCTGACACTAATAAACAGCATTTACTCTCAACTGGAATAGAATTTGTGTCAAATAAAgccttttaaaaaatgaaaccaaTTAGCCTTAATGCTGCATTTTAACTTTTAGGCGCagtgctgtttaaaaaaaaaaacacattttaagtgAAAGGAAAACAAGATTCAAAATGTTGACATTATCCTCCTGGCTTCCAGGCAATCTTGGATGACAATGACCGTCCTAATCAGTCACCAAAGGATCAGGAAAAGTATGTCAATACTGTGATAG
The window above is part of the Syngnathus typhle isolate RoL2023-S1 ecotype Sweden linkage group LG7, RoL_Styp_1.0, whole genome shotgun sequence genome. Proteins encoded here:
- the lrrc61 gene encoding leucine-rich repeat-containing protein 61, coding for MDSKRENMKEQEAEVEKITAVLLKSHSGEFDLESILFLKFRGLGIHDLGCIGECMNLERLDLSGNNIVNLAPLSSLRLLSVLNLSANRISNLEPLHTCENLQNLNLAGNIISSIDNLLCLQPLRKLESIRLNDNTYNYSNPVCRNVSYRTLILDMFPTVKVLDGERVVGRGSDLYQLCKDIDDTIKAGLYKNGQLVEHHDCKPWVEETFWEIKRSNNAIVEEAYKQFNDILHECRLLNNRATHAISQSERSMSLKKQPKQYAI